A portion of the Bombus terrestris chromosome 3, iyBomTerr1.2, whole genome shotgun sequence genome contains these proteins:
- the LOC100648968 gene encoding serine/threonine-protein kinase GD17699 isoform X4 yields MMMEEPLSQGASPSGDSNFSGSGELSSTTIMSIDERMLDVSSRHSLNVLRTPPTKKAKRVRFFRNGDKFYTGIVMAVTPERYRSFDSLASDLTRALISSVTLPNGVRAIYTMDGKKVQSINDLEDGKCYVVSGQGEIFKKVEYSSTKVRRGSSLSGLPQSPAGTGRQISAIPLCVKAKIVTLIRHGTKPRKVVRLLLNKRNAPSLEHAMEAITEAVKLDSGAVRKVYTLSGQQVTSLEQFFENDDTFIAYGPEKSNQEDFELDFEESKSVQSFRRCPWTSKRQIGPMPRMPRKSGKKVLTTPQVRTPSPSSLILPQPLRLHYAVGHVIGEGNFAIVRHCSHKSTGAEYAMKIVDKYKCQGKETMWASEVSILRQVCHPNIINLIAEQETTDQLFLVMELVKGGDLFDAIAAATKFSESEASVMIGHLTSALAYLHSHQIVHRDVKPENLLVEMDGNHVRCLKLCDFGLAQVVREPLYTVCGTPTYVAPEILAETGYGLKIDVWAAGVILYILLCGFPPFASPENKQEELFERILSGQYDFRSPFWDEISDSAKQLISNMLQTQPELRFSAEDVLDHPWLAYHWLPHDLAP; encoded by the exons AT gATGATGGAAGAACCATTGAGTCAAGGTGCTTCACCATCTGGTGATAGTAATTTTTCTGGAAGCGGAGAATTAAGTTCCACTACTATAATGAGTATAGATGAAAGAATGTTGGATGTTAGCTCACGGCATTCTTTAAATGTTCTTAGAACACCACCAACCAAGAAGGCAAAACGAGTGAGATTTTTTAGAAATGGAGATAAATTTTATACTGGTATTGTGATGGCTGTGACTCCAGAAAGATATCGCAGTTTTGATAGTTTAGCATCGGATTTAACAAGAGCTTTAATATCGAGCGTGACTCTACCTAATGGTGTTAGAGCAATTTATACTATGGATGGGAAAAAAGTTCAAAGTATTAACGATTTAGAAGATGGTAAATGTTATGTGGTTTCTGGCCAAGGAGAAATTTTTAAGAAAGTGGAATATTCATCTACCAAAGTAAGAAGAGGTAGTTCTTTATCTGGATTACCTCAATCCCCAGCAGGTACTGGTAGACAAATAAGTGCAATACCACTGTGCGTGAAAGCAAAAATAGTCACTTTAATAAGACATGGTACAAAACCTCGCAAAGTTGTAcgtcttttattaaataaaagaaatgctCCAAGCTTAGAACATGCGATGGAAGCAATTACAGAAGCTGTTAAGTTAGATTCTGGAGCAGTAAGAAAAGTTTATACACTCTCAGGGCAACAAGTTACCTCATTGgaacaattttttgaaaatgatGATACCTTTATAGCTTATGGGCCTGAGAAGTCAAATCAGGAAGATTTTGAATTAGATTTTGAAGAATCTAAGAGTGTACAAAGCTTCCGAAGATGTCCATGGACATCAAAGAGACAAATTGGTCCAATGCCAAGAATGCCACGTAAATCTGGAAAAAAAGTGCTTACTACACCTCAAGTGAGGACACCGAGTCCTTCTTCATTAATATTACCACAACCACTACGTTTACACTATGCAGTAGGACATGTAATTGGAGAAGGTAACTTTGCAATTGTTAGGCATTGCTCTCATAA atctACAGGTGCAGAATACGCAATGAAAATTGTAGATAAGTATAAATGTCAAGGTAAAGAAACGATGTGGGCAAGCGAAGTATCAATTTTACGACAAGTTTGTCAtccaaatattattaatttaatcgcAGAACAAGAAACTACTGATCAACTGTTTTTAGTCATGGAGCTTGTAAAA GGTGGTGATTTGTTTGATGCTATTGCTGCGGCAACAAAATTTTCCGAAAGTGAAGCTAGTGTAATGATTGGACATTTAACATCTGCATTGGCTTACTTGCATTCACACCAAATAGTACACCGTGATGTTAAGCCTGAAAACCTTTTAGTTGAAATGGATGGAAATCATGTTAGATGTTTAAAGTTATGCGATTTTGGACTTGCTCAAGTTGTAAGGGAACCTTTGTACACAGTTTGTGGTACACCTACGTATGTAGCACCAGAAATACTTGCGGAAACAGGATATGGTTTgaaa ATTGATGTATGGGCAGCTGGAGTAATACTGTATATCTTACTTTGTGGCTTTCCACCATTTGCTTCTCCTGAAAATAAGCAAGAAGAATTATTTGAGCGTATTTTAAGCGGCCAGTATGACTTTAGATCTCCATTTTGGGATGAGATTTCAGATTCTGCTAAACAATTAATATCGAATATGCTTCAAACACAACCTGAACTGAGATTTAGTGCAGAAGATGTACTTGATCATCCATGGCTAGCG TACCATTGGCTGCCACACGACCTCGCACCATGA
- the LOC100648968 gene encoding serine/threonine-protein kinase GD17699 isoform X3, with protein sequence MMMEEPLSQGASPSGDSNFSGSGELSSTTIMSIDERMLDVSSRHSLNVLRTPPTKKAKRVRFFRNGDKFYTGIVMAVTPERYRSFDSLASDLTRALISSVTLPNGVRAIYTMDGKKVQSINDLEDGKCYVVSGQGEIFKKVEYSSTKVRRGSSLSGLPQSPAGTGRQISAIPLCVKAKIVTLIRHGTKPRKVVRLLLNKRNAPSLEHAMEAITEAVKLDSGAVRKVYTLSGQQVTSLEQFFENDDTFIAYGPEKSNQEDFELDFEESKSVQSFRRCPWTSKRQIGPMPRMPRKSGKKVLTTPQVRTPSPSSLILPQPLRLHYAVGHVIGEGNFAIVRHCSHKSTGAEYAMKIVDKYKCQGKETMWASEVSILRQVCHPNIINLIAEQETTDQLFLVMELVKGGDLFDAIAAATKFSESEASVMIGHLTSALAYLHSHQIVHRDVKPENLLVEMDGNHVRCLKLCDFGLAQVVREPLYTVCGTPTYVAPEILAETGYGLKIDVWAAGVILYILLCGFPPFASPENKQEELFERILSGQYDFRSPFWDEISDSAKQLISNMLQTQPELRFSAEDVLDHPWLAANRPQHQHLPTRRSNTGISVSR encoded by the exons AT gATGATGGAAGAACCATTGAGTCAAGGTGCTTCACCATCTGGTGATAGTAATTTTTCTGGAAGCGGAGAATTAAGTTCCACTACTATAATGAGTATAGATGAAAGAATGTTGGATGTTAGCTCACGGCATTCTTTAAATGTTCTTAGAACACCACCAACCAAGAAGGCAAAACGAGTGAGATTTTTTAGAAATGGAGATAAATTTTATACTGGTATTGTGATGGCTGTGACTCCAGAAAGATATCGCAGTTTTGATAGTTTAGCATCGGATTTAACAAGAGCTTTAATATCGAGCGTGACTCTACCTAATGGTGTTAGAGCAATTTATACTATGGATGGGAAAAAAGTTCAAAGTATTAACGATTTAGAAGATGGTAAATGTTATGTGGTTTCTGGCCAAGGAGAAATTTTTAAGAAAGTGGAATATTCATCTACCAAAGTAAGAAGAGGTAGTTCTTTATCTGGATTACCTCAATCCCCAGCAGGTACTGGTAGACAAATAAGTGCAATACCACTGTGCGTGAAAGCAAAAATAGTCACTTTAATAAGACATGGTACAAAACCTCGCAAAGTTGTAcgtcttttattaaataaaagaaatgctCCAAGCTTAGAACATGCGATGGAAGCAATTACAGAAGCTGTTAAGTTAGATTCTGGAGCAGTAAGAAAAGTTTATACACTCTCAGGGCAACAAGTTACCTCATTGgaacaattttttgaaaatgatGATACCTTTATAGCTTATGGGCCTGAGAAGTCAAATCAGGAAGATTTTGAATTAGATTTTGAAGAATCTAAGAGTGTACAAAGCTTCCGAAGATGTCCATGGACATCAAAGAGACAAATTGGTCCAATGCCAAGAATGCCACGTAAATCTGGAAAAAAAGTGCTTACTACACCTCAAGTGAGGACACCGAGTCCTTCTTCATTAATATTACCACAACCACTACGTTTACACTATGCAGTAGGACATGTAATTGGAGAAGGTAACTTTGCAATTGTTAGGCATTGCTCTCATAA atctACAGGTGCAGAATACGCAATGAAAATTGTAGATAAGTATAAATGTCAAGGTAAAGAAACGATGTGGGCAAGCGAAGTATCAATTTTACGACAAGTTTGTCAtccaaatattattaatttaatcgcAGAACAAGAAACTACTGATCAACTGTTTTTAGTCATGGAGCTTGTAAAA GGTGGTGATTTGTTTGATGCTATTGCTGCGGCAACAAAATTTTCCGAAAGTGAAGCTAGTGTAATGATTGGACATTTAACATCTGCATTGGCTTACTTGCATTCACACCAAATAGTACACCGTGATGTTAAGCCTGAAAACCTTTTAGTTGAAATGGATGGAAATCATGTTAGATGTTTAAAGTTATGCGATTTTGGACTTGCTCAAGTTGTAAGGGAACCTTTGTACACAGTTTGTGGTACACCTACGTATGTAGCACCAGAAATACTTGCGGAAACAGGATATGGTTTgaaa ATTGATGTATGGGCAGCTGGAGTAATACTGTATATCTTACTTTGTGGCTTTCCACCATTTGCTTCTCCTGAAAATAAGCAAGAAGAATTATTTGAGCGTATTTTAAGCGGCCAGTATGACTTTAGATCTCCATTTTGGGATGAGATTTCAGATTCTGCTAAACAATTAATATCGAATATGCTTCAAACACAACCTGAACTGAGATTTAGTGCAGAAGATGTACTTGATCATCCATGGCTAGCG GCGAACAGACCACAGCATCAACACCTACCAACGCGCCGGAGCAACACTGGTATCAGCGTCAGCCGATAA
- the LOC100648968 gene encoding serine/threonine-protein kinase GD17699 isoform X2 — protein sequence MMMEEPLSQGASPSGDSNFSGSGELSSTTIMSIDERMLDVSSRHSLNVLRTPPTKKAKRVRFFRNGDKFYTGIVMAVTPERYRSFDSLASDLTRALISSVTLPNGVRAIYTMDGKKVQSINDLEDGKCYVVSGQGEIFKKVEYSSTKVRRGSSLSGLPQSPAGTGRQISAIPLCVKAKIVTLIRHGTKPRKVVRLLLNKRNAPSLEHAMEAITEAVKLDSGAVRKVYTLSGQQVTSLEQFFENDDTFIAYGPEKSNQEDFELDFEESKSVQSFRRCPWTSKRQIGPMPRMPRKSGKKVLTTPQVRTPSPSSLILPQPLRLHYAVGHVIGEGNFAIVRHCSHKSTGAEYAMKIVDKYKCQGKETMWASEVSILRQVCHPNIINLIAEQETTDQLFLVMELVKGGDLFDAIAAATKFSESEASVMIGHLTSALAYLHSHQIVHRDVKPENLLVEMDGNHVRCLKLCDFGLAQVVREPLYTVCGTPTYVAPEILAETGYGLKIDVWAAGVILYILLCGFPPFASPENKQEELFERILSGQYDFRSPFWDEISDSAKQLISNMLQTQPELRFSAEDVLDHPWLASFLGEQTTASTPTNAPEQHWYQRQPIKLAIFEFDFFKNPVQGDN from the exons AT gATGATGGAAGAACCATTGAGTCAAGGTGCTTCACCATCTGGTGATAGTAATTTTTCTGGAAGCGGAGAATTAAGTTCCACTACTATAATGAGTATAGATGAAAGAATGTTGGATGTTAGCTCACGGCATTCTTTAAATGTTCTTAGAACACCACCAACCAAGAAGGCAAAACGAGTGAGATTTTTTAGAAATGGAGATAAATTTTATACTGGTATTGTGATGGCTGTGACTCCAGAAAGATATCGCAGTTTTGATAGTTTAGCATCGGATTTAACAAGAGCTTTAATATCGAGCGTGACTCTACCTAATGGTGTTAGAGCAATTTATACTATGGATGGGAAAAAAGTTCAAAGTATTAACGATTTAGAAGATGGTAAATGTTATGTGGTTTCTGGCCAAGGAGAAATTTTTAAGAAAGTGGAATATTCATCTACCAAAGTAAGAAGAGGTAGTTCTTTATCTGGATTACCTCAATCCCCAGCAGGTACTGGTAGACAAATAAGTGCAATACCACTGTGCGTGAAAGCAAAAATAGTCACTTTAATAAGACATGGTACAAAACCTCGCAAAGTTGTAcgtcttttattaaataaaagaaatgctCCAAGCTTAGAACATGCGATGGAAGCAATTACAGAAGCTGTTAAGTTAGATTCTGGAGCAGTAAGAAAAGTTTATACACTCTCAGGGCAACAAGTTACCTCATTGgaacaattttttgaaaatgatGATACCTTTATAGCTTATGGGCCTGAGAAGTCAAATCAGGAAGATTTTGAATTAGATTTTGAAGAATCTAAGAGTGTACAAAGCTTCCGAAGATGTCCATGGACATCAAAGAGACAAATTGGTCCAATGCCAAGAATGCCACGTAAATCTGGAAAAAAAGTGCTTACTACACCTCAAGTGAGGACACCGAGTCCTTCTTCATTAATATTACCACAACCACTACGTTTACACTATGCAGTAGGACATGTAATTGGAGAAGGTAACTTTGCAATTGTTAGGCATTGCTCTCATAA atctACAGGTGCAGAATACGCAATGAAAATTGTAGATAAGTATAAATGTCAAGGTAAAGAAACGATGTGGGCAAGCGAAGTATCAATTTTACGACAAGTTTGTCAtccaaatattattaatttaatcgcAGAACAAGAAACTACTGATCAACTGTTTTTAGTCATGGAGCTTGTAAAA GGTGGTGATTTGTTTGATGCTATTGCTGCGGCAACAAAATTTTCCGAAAGTGAAGCTAGTGTAATGATTGGACATTTAACATCTGCATTGGCTTACTTGCATTCACACCAAATAGTACACCGTGATGTTAAGCCTGAAAACCTTTTAGTTGAAATGGATGGAAATCATGTTAGATGTTTAAAGTTATGCGATTTTGGACTTGCTCAAGTTGTAAGGGAACCTTTGTACACAGTTTGTGGTACACCTACGTATGTAGCACCAGAAATACTTGCGGAAACAGGATATGGTTTgaaa ATTGATGTATGGGCAGCTGGAGTAATACTGTATATCTTACTTTGTGGCTTTCCACCATTTGCTTCTCCTGAAAATAAGCAAGAAGAATTATTTGAGCGTATTTTAAGCGGCCAGTATGACTTTAGATCTCCATTTTGGGATGAGATTTCAGATTCTGCTAAACAATTAATATCGAATATGCTTCAAACACAACCTGAACTGAGATTTAGTGCAGAAGATGTACTTGATCATCCATGGCTAGCG AGCTTTCTAGGCGAACAGACCACAGCATCAACACCTACCAACGCGCCGGAGCAACACTGGTATCAGCGTCAGCCGATAAAGTTGGCAATTTTTGAATTTGACTTCTTCAAAAATCCAGTTCAGGGTGATAATTAA
- the LOC100648968 gene encoding serine/threonine-protein kinase GD17699 isoform X1 yields the protein MMMEEPLSQGASPSGDSNFSGSGELSSTTIMSIDERMLDVSSRHSLNVLRTPPTKKAKRVRFFRNGDKFYTGIVMAVTPERYRSFDSLASDLTRALISSVTLPNGVRAIYTMDGKKVQSINDLEDGKCYVVSGQGEIFKKVEYSSTKVRRGSSLSGLPQSPAGTGRQISAIPLCVKAKIVTLIRHGTKPRKVVRLLLNKRNAPSLEHAMEAITEAVKLDSGAVRKVYTLSGQQVTSLEQFFENDDTFIAYGPEKSNQEDFELDFEESKSVQSFRRCPWTSKRQIGPMPRMPRKSGKKVLTTPQVRTPSPSSLILPQPLRLHYAVGHVIGEGNFAIVRHCSHKSTGAEYAMKIVDKYKCQGKETMWASEVSILRQVCHPNIINLIAEQETTDQLFLVMELVKGGDLFDAIAAATKFSESEASVMIGHLTSALAYLHSHQIVHRDVKPENLLVEMDGNHVRCLKLCDFGLAQVVREPLYTVCGTPTYVAPEILAETGYGLKIDVWAAGVILYILLCGFPPFASPENKQEELFERILSGQYDFRSPFWDEISDSAKQLISNMLQTQPELRFSAEDVLDHPWLAQSFLGEQTTASTPTNAPEQHWYQRQPIKLAIFEFDFFKNPVQGDN from the exons AT gATGATGGAAGAACCATTGAGTCAAGGTGCTTCACCATCTGGTGATAGTAATTTTTCTGGAAGCGGAGAATTAAGTTCCACTACTATAATGAGTATAGATGAAAGAATGTTGGATGTTAGCTCACGGCATTCTTTAAATGTTCTTAGAACACCACCAACCAAGAAGGCAAAACGAGTGAGATTTTTTAGAAATGGAGATAAATTTTATACTGGTATTGTGATGGCTGTGACTCCAGAAAGATATCGCAGTTTTGATAGTTTAGCATCGGATTTAACAAGAGCTTTAATATCGAGCGTGACTCTACCTAATGGTGTTAGAGCAATTTATACTATGGATGGGAAAAAAGTTCAAAGTATTAACGATTTAGAAGATGGTAAATGTTATGTGGTTTCTGGCCAAGGAGAAATTTTTAAGAAAGTGGAATATTCATCTACCAAAGTAAGAAGAGGTAGTTCTTTATCTGGATTACCTCAATCCCCAGCAGGTACTGGTAGACAAATAAGTGCAATACCACTGTGCGTGAAAGCAAAAATAGTCACTTTAATAAGACATGGTACAAAACCTCGCAAAGTTGTAcgtcttttattaaataaaagaaatgctCCAAGCTTAGAACATGCGATGGAAGCAATTACAGAAGCTGTTAAGTTAGATTCTGGAGCAGTAAGAAAAGTTTATACACTCTCAGGGCAACAAGTTACCTCATTGgaacaattttttgaaaatgatGATACCTTTATAGCTTATGGGCCTGAGAAGTCAAATCAGGAAGATTTTGAATTAGATTTTGAAGAATCTAAGAGTGTACAAAGCTTCCGAAGATGTCCATGGACATCAAAGAGACAAATTGGTCCAATGCCAAGAATGCCACGTAAATCTGGAAAAAAAGTGCTTACTACACCTCAAGTGAGGACACCGAGTCCTTCTTCATTAATATTACCACAACCACTACGTTTACACTATGCAGTAGGACATGTAATTGGAGAAGGTAACTTTGCAATTGTTAGGCATTGCTCTCATAA atctACAGGTGCAGAATACGCAATGAAAATTGTAGATAAGTATAAATGTCAAGGTAAAGAAACGATGTGGGCAAGCGAAGTATCAATTTTACGACAAGTTTGTCAtccaaatattattaatttaatcgcAGAACAAGAAACTACTGATCAACTGTTTTTAGTCATGGAGCTTGTAAAA GGTGGTGATTTGTTTGATGCTATTGCTGCGGCAACAAAATTTTCCGAAAGTGAAGCTAGTGTAATGATTGGACATTTAACATCTGCATTGGCTTACTTGCATTCACACCAAATAGTACACCGTGATGTTAAGCCTGAAAACCTTTTAGTTGAAATGGATGGAAATCATGTTAGATGTTTAAAGTTATGCGATTTTGGACTTGCTCAAGTTGTAAGGGAACCTTTGTACACAGTTTGTGGTACACCTACGTATGTAGCACCAGAAATACTTGCGGAAACAGGATATGGTTTgaaa ATTGATGTATGGGCAGCTGGAGTAATACTGTATATCTTACTTTGTGGCTTTCCACCATTTGCTTCTCCTGAAAATAAGCAAGAAGAATTATTTGAGCGTATTTTAAGCGGCCAGTATGACTTTAGATCTCCATTTTGGGATGAGATTTCAGATTCTGCTAAACAATTAATATCGAATATGCTTCAAACACAACCTGAACTGAGATTTAGTGCAGAAGATGTACTTGATCATCCATGGCTAGCG CAGAGCTTTCTAGGCGAACAGACCACAGCATCAACACCTACCAACGCGCCGGAGCAACACTGGTATCAGCGTCAGCCGATAAAGTTGGCAATTTTTGAATTTGACTTCTTCAAAAATCCAGTTCAGGGTGATAATTAA